In Labrus mixtus chromosome 3, fLabMix1.1, whole genome shotgun sequence, a single window of DNA contains:
- the cp gene encoding ceruloplasmin — MLPLGLGRVLLLCCVAACASGELRGYFFRIEEIPWNYAPTGMNVIQNRTLLEDEDAAVFLKRGPNRIGQTYKKAVYKQYTDSTYRTEITKPNWLGYLGPLIMAEEGDIVIVHLRNSASRPYSIHPHGLNYSKGNEGALYPDGTGPELKTDDSIAPGATKMYQWTLPESHSPASDDGNCMTRFYHSHVNAPKDINSGLIGPLVVCKRGTLDLYGDGSGDYLYALLFMVSDENFSWYLDENIRTYITNPARGLKEDEDFIESNKMHGINGYLYGNLPGLSMCQGNKIYWHMFALGNEVDMHSVHFHGQILTTQNHHTDTISLFPGSSTTAEMVADNVGHWLLTCTVNDHLMAGMQAIFEIKKCFPNVHKPRPHGELRQYFIAAEEEVWDYAPTIPTEGEADMFVTRGRNRIGSRYKKARYVEYTDSTFMTKMLRSPEELHLGILGPVLRAEEKDTISVMFKNKASRPYTMQPHGVQYNIEHDGTLYYNELEESYTDKKLRELNRQPRVVTPPPAALVRPGTVHTYEWTVPVGAGPTQGEADCLTYMYYSGVDPVKDTSSGLVGPLLVCRPRSLRRRVQKNYEKEFHLMATVFDENLSWYLDDNIRTFATAPTTVNKEEEGFIESNKMHAINGFVYRNLPGLTMCKADKVTWHLSGLGSEQDIISLYFEGNRFIYRQNRRDTISVFPHISRTVTMEPDSMGQFEVVSATLTHYRAGMRANYTVQKCSVFQRQGETMLHSKTFYIAAMETTWDYAPNRTFETEAFRGQESPAAVFLDQQGGFIGSRYKKVVYRQFTNDKFTKQVDRTADMEHLGILGPMINADVGDKVKVVFKNMATRPYSIHAHGVKTDTPDVYNTPPGETHSYYWYVTKKTGPTTEQEECSVSAYYSTTDVAKDLYSGLIGPLVICRRSWARSLGMKKEVEEFALLFLVFDENESWYLDENIRTNIRTPRANLKDDETFIESNKMHSINGFMYANVNGLNMEVGDKVYWYLMGMGSDVDIHSVHWHGHMVEYKLGGGPHRTDVYELFPATFQTVKMRPQYPGTWLLHCHVTDHLKGGMEALYTVNLKSKKSKRKKKKFTL, encoded by the exons ATGCTTCCTTTAGGGTTAGGCAGGgtgttgctgctgtgttgtGTCGCAGCGTGTGCGTCCGGGGAGTTGAGAGGGTATTTCTTTCGGATCGAGGAGATACCTTGGAACTACGCCCCGACTGGAATGAACGTCATCCAAAACCGCACCCTGCTGGAGGACGA agaCGCCGCCGTCTTTTTAAAGCGAGGCCCCAATCGGATCGGCCAAACCTACAAGAAGGCTGTGTATAAGCAGTACACTGACAGCACCTACAGGACAGAGATCACCAAGCCGAACTGGCTGGGCTACCTGGGACCTCTCATAATGGCTGAAGAGGGAGACATAGTGATCGTCCACCTGAGGAACTCGGCATCTCGACCCTACAGTATTCACCCACATGGACTCAACTACAGCAAAGGCAATGAGG GGGCACTTTACCCTGACGGGACCGGTCCTGAACTGAAGACTGACGACTCGATCGCTCCAGGTGCAACAAAAATGTATCAGTGGACCCTCCCAGAGTCACACAGCCCGGCATCAGACGATGGCAACTGCATGACCAGATTCTACCACTCCCATGTCAATGCACCGAAAGACATCAACTCAGGACTCATAGGACCCCTCGTTGTTTGTAAGAGAG gAACTCTGGACTTATACGGAGACGGTTCAGGAGACTATCTGTACGCTCTGCTGTTCATGGTGTCGGATGAGAACTTCAGCTGGTACCTGGATGAGAACATCAGGACGTACATCACGAATCCTGCCAGAGGTCTGAAGGAAGACGAGGATTTCATTGAGAGCAACAAAATGCACG GTATAAACGGTTATCTCTATGGTAACCTGCCGGGACTCAGCATGTGCCAAGGAAACAAGATCTACTGGCATATGTTTGCCTTAGGCAACGAG GTGGACATGCATTCAGTCCATTTCCATGGCCAGATCCTGACCACTCAGAATCACCACACAGACACCATCAGCCTCTTCCCCGGCTCCAGCACTACAGCTGAAATGGTCGCTGACAACGTCGGACACTGGCTGCTGACGTGTACAGTCAATGACCATCTGATGG cTGGAATGCAGGCTATATTTGAGATCAAGAAGTGCTTCCCTAACGTCCATAAGCCCCGCCCACACGGCGAGCTCAGACAGTATTTCATTGCTGCTGAAGAAGAAGTGTGGGACTACGCTCCTACGATACCCACTGAGGG AGAAGCTGACATGTTCGTGACCAGAGGACGAAATCGAATAGGAAGCCGCTATAAGAAGGCACGCTACGTGGAATACACTGACAGCACCTTTATGACCAAGATGCTACGCAGCCCAGAGGAGCTACACCTTGGAATTCTGG GCCCGGTGCTGCGAGCGGAAGAAAAGGACACGATCAGCGTAATGTTCAAGAACAAAGCCAGCCGGCCTTACACCATGCAGCCACATGGTGTCCAGTACAACATCGAGCACGATGGGACGCTCTATTACAACGAACTGGAAG agTCCTACACAGACAAAAAACTACGAGAGCTAAATAGACAACCAA GAGTGGTGACCCCTCCCCCGGCTGCTCTGGTCAGACCCGGGACGGTGCACACCTATGAGTGGACGGTGCCCGTGGGTGCTGGTCCGACACAGGGTGAGGCCGACTGTCTGACATATATGTACTACTCCGGAGTGGATCCTGTTAAAGACACCAGCTCTGGACTGGTCGGGCCGCTCCTCGTCTGTCGGCCCAGATCACTCAGGCGTCGAGTACAG AAAAACTATGAGAAAGAGTTCCACCTGATGGCTACAGTGTTTGATGAGAACCTCAGCTGGTATCTGGACGATAACATTAGGACCTTCGCCACTGCTCCAACCACTGTTAACAAGGAGGAAGAGGGCTTTATAGAGAGCAACAAGATGCACG CCATCAATGGATTTGTGTACAGGAACCTCCCAGGCCTGACCATGTGCAAGGCAGATAAAGTAACGTGGCACCTCTCAGGACTGGGTTCAGAGCAGGACATCATCAGCCTCTACTTCGAGGGAAACCGCTTCATCTATCGCCAAAACAGACGAGACACCATCAGCGTCTTCCCACACATCTCACGCACTGTCACCATGGAGCCAGACAGCATGG gtcagtTTGAGGTGGTCTCAGCGACTTTGACTCATTACCGTGCTGGGATGAGAGCCAACTACACGGTGCAGAAGTGCAGCGTTTTTCAGCGGCAGGGTGAGACGATGTTGCATTCAAAGACGTTCTACATCGCTGCCATGGAAACCACCTGGGACTACGCTCCAAACCGCACCTTCGAGACTGAGGCGTTCCGCGGCCAGGAGAG TCCTGCCGCCGTCTTCCTGGACCAGCAGGGCGGCTTTATAGGCTCCCGGTACAAGAAGGTGGTCTACCGCCAGTTCACCAATGACAAGTTCACCAAACAGGTGGACAGAACAGCTGATATGGAACACCTGGGCATTCTGG GTCCGATGATTAATGCCGACGTGGGAGACAAGGTGAAggtggtttttaaaaacatggcgACCAGGCCTTATTCCATCCACGCTCATGGAGTGAAGACAGACACTCCTGATGTTTACAACACACCACCAG GTGAGACTCACTCATACTACTGGTACGtcacaaagaaaacaggacCGACCACAGAGCAGGAGGAGTGCTCTGTGTCAGCATACTACTCAACTACTGACGTTGCCAAG GACCTTTACAGCGGTCTGATTGGTCCGTTGGTGATCTGCCGCCGGAGCTGGGCCAG GTCTTTAGGAATGAAGAAAGAAGTGGAAGAGTTTGCTCTGCTCTTCCTGGTTTTTGATGAGAACGAAAGCTG GTATCTGGATGAAAACATCAGGACTAACATCAGAACCCCTCGAGCAAACCTGAAGGATGATGAAACCTTTATAGAGAGCAACAAGATGCACT CCATCAATGGGTTTATGTATGCAAATGTGAATGGTCTGAACATGGAGGTGGGCGATAAGGTGTACTGGTACCTGATGGGAATGGGCAGCGACGTGGACATACACAGCGTACACTGGCACGGACACATGGTCGAATATAAG ctgggTGGAGGTCCCCATCGGACTGATGTGTATGAACTGTTTCCAGCCACCTTCCAG acAGTAAAGATGCGTCCTCAGTATCCTGGCACTTGGCTTCTGCACTGTCATGTTACTGACCACCTCAAAGGCGGCATGGAGGCGTTGTATACCGtcaatttaaaaagtaagaaaa gtaaaagaaagaagaaaaaattcACACTGTGA
- the tm4sf18 gene encoding transmembrane 4 L6 family member 18 translates to MCCSVGFARSLGLALLPLALCCIVANLLLLFPMGETNYIKQDRLASYTWYFGGLGGGGLMMLVPAVVFISLGKCSFCWNESLMMCGSVLAAVIGLVGSCYCLVISGFTLVQGPQCFTSFGWSYPFSDQGGRYLLQPETWSRCLQPVNIVEWNVTLLCVLIGLAVLEFIICLMQLGSGLVNAVCRPFCYKQEYSLNA, encoded by the exons ATGTGTTGTTCGGTGGGTTTCGCCCGCTCTCTGGGTCTGGCCCTGCTGCCTCTAGCCCTCTGCTGTATTGTGgcaaacctgctgctgctgtttcctaTGGGAGAAACCAACTACATCAAGCAGGACCGTCTGGCAAGCTACACCTGGTACTTTGGAGGACTAGGAGGAGGGGGACTAATG ATGCTGGTTCCAGCTGTTGTGTTCATCTCTCTGGGGAAATGTAGCTTCTGCTGGAACGAGAGCTTGATG ATGTGCGGGTCAGTGCTGGCAGCTGTGATCGGACTGGTGGGGTCCTGTTACTGTTTGGTCATATCTGGGTTCACCTTGGTGCAGGGTCCCCAGTGCTTCACCTCTTTTGGATGGTCTTACCCCTTTTCAGACCAGGGGGGCAG GTATCTCTTACAACCAGAGACCTGGTCCCGATGTCTTCAGCCGGTCAACATCGTGGAGTGGAACgtgactctgctgtgtgtgttgataGGCCTGGCTGTGCTGGAGTTCATCATCTGTCTCATGCAGCTCGGAAGCGGTTTAGTCAACGCTGTCTGTCGGCCCTTTTGCTATAAGCAGGAGTACAGTCTTAATGCTtag